Within the Telopea speciosissima isolate NSW1024214 ecotype Mountain lineage chromosome 4, Tspe_v1, whole genome shotgun sequence genome, the region GTCGGTTGATTGAACTGGCTGGGACAGATCCACAAACTGACTCTGATTCTAATCCCTTGGTTCTTTTAATAgattcaaatattttttctgATTGTTCTTGTTTGTTTAACATTATGGTTGGAAAGGAATTTAGTAATTTACAACTCCAGTTACTACTTGCATGGTTCACCTCTTGTCGTTATGTTCTTGTACTTCCTAACATGGAAAAGCCTTTTGTTTGAATGCTGCCACTCAAAAATAGTAATACTTGCAATCTGCTtagtggaggaggaggaggtaggCAACCATGTCCCCTGCTCTGGTTACAAATGTATGTTTTGTAATTGAGATGTAGAGTTGATCAACCATTTATTCCTCCATTTCAAGATGTTAAGGAATATTGAATCACTCCCTATATTATTCTTGATATTTTCTgaggtttttcattttttttttaattagtaaGCTTGGTTAGGTTTCTCTAGAAGACTGCTTTTGATGCTTCGTATTCCTGTCACCGAGTGAAGTCATAAAAAGAGTACAACTCTTGATGCTGCGTATTTCCATGGAATTTTAAGACATTTTTATGGAATTCATTTTGAGAAATAGGGTAGAACAGGCCTGTCCATCTACTTCTCATTTTGGTTTATTGCGACCTTGCTCATTCCAAGTGAGAAAGATTTACTTAAATAGGCTTAATTGactacaaaagaaaaagagaaagctcTGAACTTCTAATAAAGTCACTTCTTCATGTTAAACCCTCAAATCATCCAAATTACAGTACTCTGGCCAGCTTCTTATAGTATTAGTTCGGCTTCTAGGGAGAATGACACTAGGAGATTCTTCTATGTAGAGACATATGAGCACACATGCCCctaaatattttcattctctCTGGTACAAAGATCAGCTAAGCATGTCGTGAAATTTCTAGCTGATGGTGGAGTTGGTAGGGCTACAAGGTATAACAGTGTCAGATCACACTGtacttgctctctctctcacagatcTTGTTCCCCTCTTTAATAATATTGGCAACTTGACTAGATATCTCAACATGGACAGTTTGTAGGGAACTCAAGAGCATTTACAATGACAAATCAGGTTAAGGATGTATGTAACTATACAAAAACTTTCATCGTTTCAGTTATACAGTGTTGatggtcatagttgtcaaggtgacgcctaggcatccaggcgccttggacACCTTGGTCGCCCTTCATCCGggccccctccaacaccttgggtcgcctagacgctgtgacaactatgatgatgGTTTTGTTTCTTGATTCATTATTTTGCAGAATCTCCAAAGTCAGAAACAAGATGCGGCAAAGCATTGTAATTGCAGAATTGCTGATGTTGAGAATGACCAGGCAAATTTATGTGGGCTAAAGAAGCGCAGAGAGAGATGAAAAGCTTAAGGAGGAAGGTAAATCAATGCCAAGGACATTGGCTGAGGTAACACACCACCTTCCATTTTGTCTTGATTGCTTACTGCCAAAATGAATTGCTGAATGTACCATCTTTAAAGGCACATTATAGTATGTGGTCAGTTGCAGGAATGACTCCAATGCCTAGGAAACTAGGGTACCTTCCTTTTCCCTTGTAAAATTGATGTGTTTGATCATTGTGAATCAAATCTCTCTTTTGGACCAACTGCTTTCTTCCATTATCGAATAATGTGGCAGGTAGATGGAATTGTCAATTATAAAGAATCTTGATTGGGGTTTTATTCATGGGACTCATCTTATGATGGGTCAGAAGCCAGCCCCTAGCCTCTTCTCTGGATATTCTTTTTGAAGGCATTAATTCTCATCTAGCTGACTTAAGACTAGATTTTCCCTTGATGTGTATGTGAACAATTTGATGAGGAGTTAGTTAACGAAAAGATCAACTTGGCCCTTAAATTTTCCTCTGTATCATCTGGTTAATTCAGCCATTAATCTTTtgtgattttattattattattactattgttgttgttgttgtttgtgatCTTTCTTTTCTGCCTCAGATcatgataaaataaaagtaTATGAATGTATTAGGCATCACAACTCTTTCTTGGACCTGGAGATGCATGCTTAGTGCTCGACAAAACTACTTGTGAAACTCCCACATTCTTTGTTTGAACCATAGATACATTTCAGGTGGTATTAGATAATCAGAAGACATGCTACGGTATTATGTTTAAATTGCAAGTGTTAAGTCATTTTTCTGTAATGCTTGTTTCCTACTTATAGATCTGATATTCTGAAGTGTGGCTGTGGCATCTTTTTATCTTGGACACACACAGACATACTCTTCGCTATCTCTCCTGATCAAtaaccatgtgggccccatacCTGTTTGATGCACCTACTGAAATGcactcactcactctctctctctctctcctccccactGGCTTGACGTGTTAGATGTCAGTATACTCTGCTTGCGTGTTGATCCCTCTctgtaaaataaaagaagaaaaaaaaggcgtGCCCAGTGCATGAcgtcccaccactgtggggtctggggaaggtcatatGTACACAGTCTTACCCCCGTTttcgcagagaggttgttttcaACCTTACAGTGTTGATCCCTCTCTGTAAGTACAGTGTTGATCCCTCTCTGTAAGTaatagaaggagagagagagagagaggccaatgGTACAAGAAAGGAAAACTGCAACTATATTAAGCAAAAGATGTAAGCCATTATAAGCTGTATCAGTTTGTTTTCAtatggtgtttttttttcctcataaGAGTACAGTTACCTAGgacaggaaaaaaaacaaaaaaacaaaaaacaaaaagtggaGTGAAGACTGGAGACTGGAGATGAGCTGTTAATAAAAAGAGCTCATGAGTTGATTCCTTATAAGAACTGAGTTGTACTGAGAGGAGCGTTACTAAAGCCAAATAGCACCTGCATCTTTGAGCATTGGTATCAATGAGCCATTGAGATGGAGAGTCATGACTTCATTGGTTGAACCCACTAGTTTACCTCCTATGAAGACAGCAGGTACTGAAGGGCTAAACCCAAGCCTCATGAGTGCCCACTCCATCTCTctccccctggagtcttcatcAAGCTCATGAATTGCTGGGCTCACCCCAAGTTCATAAAACAATCTCTTGATGGTATGACACATGAAGCATGAGCTCTTGCTGAAGATCACCACTGCCTTCTGTGGTGCCAGTTTTGTCACCCTATCCATCCTTTTCTGAAAATGCAGGAGTAAAGAAAATATTGGAATCTAAAGACACAGCAATATGAGTGACAAGGGTTTTGTTGTGAAGAAGACACTGAACACTTGGGCTGATCTAAAGAGGCAAAGCAATATAAGTGATTAAGGGGGGTTTTGTTTGGAAGAAGATACACTGAGGCTTTGAGTTTGGGCTTGTGAGTAAAGATCTGTCAAGAGGCCTTATTTATACAAGTCAGTGAAGGGGTGGTGGTGGATTGGATTGTTTgataagaaaaattaaaaaggatCAAGTCCTATAAAGATACAAAGATTGGGTAGGTCATGGGTGGATTCCCTCGTAGTTATATCACTGCTTAGGCCCTTGTCATTTGGTGACTCTGATACTGCCACTGTGACCTATCTCACTTGGGTCCTTACTGATCTTTACTATAAATGGAATGACAAGTAGCTACTA harbors:
- the LOC122659849 gene encoding monothiol glutaredoxin-S10-like; protein product: MDRVTKLAPQKAVVIFSKSSCFMCHTIKRLFYELGVSPAIHELDEDSRGREMEWALMRLGFSPSVPAVFIGGKLVGSTNEVMTLHLNGSLIPMLKDAGAIWL